One genomic window of Aquisalimonas sp. 2447 includes the following:
- a CDS encoding alpha/beta fold hydrolase gives MPYVQTNGFQCWYDYREVAPEAPTVVFCNGIMATVEGWERQLAVTDRLGWNALRFEYRGQWRSELTRPWPWSFDTHADDLVALLDVLSIQGPCHLVGTSYGGFVSMRFAARHPGRTRSLMVMTTAGRIRPLPQRIVINWRNWAEAGDLHTKFHGMIPELYSEGFLSRFGDRINAGMKATREAAEAMDDFAEGQVALHDTSFRELVEGDAFAQLARIQCPTLVVAAEEDRLYPPADNRDVADAISDSQFVTVPGAGHALVVERPRLVNLLMAGHFAEME, from the coding sequence GTGCCCTACGTCCAGACCAATGGCTTCCAGTGCTGGTACGACTACCGCGAGGTCGCGCCGGAGGCGCCCACGGTGGTTTTCTGTAACGGCATCATGGCTACCGTGGAAGGCTGGGAGCGACAGCTGGCGGTGACCGATCGCCTGGGGTGGAATGCCCTGCGGTTCGAGTATCGCGGCCAGTGGCGATCGGAGCTCACCCGGCCCTGGCCGTGGAGCTTCGACACCCATGCCGATGATCTGGTGGCGCTGCTGGATGTGCTGAGCATCCAGGGCCCCTGTCATCTGGTGGGCACCAGCTATGGCGGTTTCGTTTCCATGCGGTTTGCCGCCCGTCACCCGGGACGGACCCGCAGCCTGATGGTGATGACCACCGCCGGGCGCATCCGCCCCCTGCCGCAGCGCATTGTCATCAACTGGCGCAACTGGGCCGAGGCGGGAGATCTGCATACCAAGTTCCACGGCATGATCCCGGAGCTCTACTCCGAGGGGTTCCTGAGCCGTTTCGGCGACCGCATCAATGCCGGTATGAAGGCCACCCGGGAGGCCGCCGAGGCCATGGACGATTTCGCCGAGGGCCAGGTGGCGCTGCATGACACCAGCTTCCGGGAACTGGTGGAGGGCGACGCCTTTGCGCAGCTGGCCCGTATCCAGTGCCCGACCCTGGTGGTGGCCGCCGAGGAAGACCGTCTGTACCCGCCGGCGGACAACCGTGATGTGGCCGACGCCATCTCCGACAGCCAGTTCGTCACCGTTCCCGGCGCCGGCCATGCCCTGGTGGTGGAACGGCCCCGGCTGGTGAATCTGCTCATGGCAGGGCATTTCGCTGAAATGGAATGA
- a CDS encoding PP2C family serine/threonine-protein phosphatase codes for MRHEEPLLSAARTHRGCVRRDNQDAVVERPDAGLWAVADGMGGHTRGADASATLAQALNAAADTAQGWRLLQQLADAVQTVNRSIAAQADGDISGTTLALLVLEADNAHCLWVGDSRVYLLRDGTLRRLTADHADPSTGALTRAVGVDSAVELASSHEHLYQDDVFLLCSDGLTTVLNDTTLGELLLREPPTRACARLVEEALVRGAPDNVSCITVHIQG; via the coding sequence ATGCGCCACGAGGAGCCGCTGCTGTCTGCCGCCCGGACCCACCGCGGCTGCGTGCGGCGGGACAACCAGGATGCCGTGGTGGAGCGCCCGGATGCCGGGTTGTGGGCGGTGGCCGATGGCATGGGCGGGCATACGCGTGGTGCCGATGCCAGCGCCACCCTGGCGCAGGCGCTCAACGCGGCCGCCGATACGGCGCAGGGGTGGCGTTTACTGCAGCAGCTGGCGGATGCCGTGCAGACGGTCAACCGCAGCATCGCCGCGCAGGCCGACGGCGACATCAGCGGCACCACGCTGGCGTTGCTGGTCCTGGAAGCGGACAACGCCCACTGTCTGTGGGTGGGGGACAGCCGCGTCTACCTGCTACGTGATGGCACCCTCCGGCGCCTGACCGCTGACCACGCCGATCCCTCCACGGGTGCTCTTACCCGGGCCGTTGGCGTAGACAGTGCCGTGGAACTGGCGAGCAGCCACGAGCACCTGTACCAGGACGATGTCTTTCTGCTGTGCTCGGACGGTCTCACCACGGTGCTCAACGACACCACCCTCGGTGAGCTGTTGTTGCGGGAGCCGCCGACCCGGGCCTGCGCACGCCTGGTGGAGGAGGCCCTGGTCCGCGGCGCGCCGGACAACGTCAGCTGTATTACCGTCCATATCCAGGGGTGA
- the tagF gene encoding type VI secretion system-associated protein TagF — MSESQDLCGLFGKVPQQPDFVNHHLPRAFQDTWHAWLRSGIGVSQDHLQEDWQNVYLTSPVWRFALGPGVCGGAAVVGVLIPSIDEIGRCFPLAVAHAGDHAPWAAYLSDTAWFDAAEEVALAALSEHVRYSQLVERLEGLPLPDFEPLPAYRTAGNPDCVGRVVSLADGTEPRDAAMGLLDHAWGRLLGGYSLWWTSGSDYVEESFVITPGLPSAGQLTAFLDGEWRGRGWALARQGE, encoded by the coding sequence ATGAGCGAGAGCCAGGATCTTTGCGGGTTATTCGGCAAGGTGCCGCAACAGCCCGATTTCGTGAATCACCACCTGCCCCGGGCCTTCCAGGACACCTGGCACGCCTGGCTGCGTTCCGGGATCGGGGTGAGCCAGGATCACCTGCAGGAAGACTGGCAGAACGTCTATCTCACCAGCCCGGTGTGGCGCTTCGCCCTGGGCCCGGGGGTGTGCGGCGGCGCGGCTGTGGTCGGGGTACTGATTCCCAGCATCGACGAAATCGGCCGCTGCTTTCCACTGGCCGTGGCCCATGCCGGTGATCACGCACCATGGGCGGCGTATCTCTCCGATACAGCCTGGTTTGATGCGGCCGAGGAAGTGGCCCTGGCTGCTCTCAGCGAGCACGTGCGTTACAGCCAGCTGGTGGAGCGGCTGGAGGGCCTGCCGCTGCCGGACTTCGAGCCGTTGCCGGCGTACCGCACCGCTGGCAATCCGGACTGTGTTGGCCGGGTGGTGTCCCTGGCCGACGGCACCGAGCCCCGGGATGCCGCCATGGGCCTGCTTGACCATGCCTGGGGTCGGTTGCTGGGCGGCTACAGCCTGTGGTGGACCAGCGGCTCGGACTACGTGGAGGAGTCCTTCGTGATCACTCCCGGGCTGCCGTCGGCGGGGCAGCTGACGGCGTTCCTGGACGGCGAGTGGCGTGGCCGGGGCTGGGCCCTGGCACGCCAGGGCGAGTAG
- the tssM gene encoding type VI secretion system membrane subunit TssM, with protein sequence MFRRVFRFLTRGWVLALIGVIAVALLIWFAGPLTAVAEYRPLASPTVRVVTILVLLLLWGLNNLRGRASEKADNDALSKDLADNAETAQQDEQRNAEADAEQEILAERLKSALGTLQTARLSRGRRLYELPWYVLIGAPGSGKTTMLRQSGLHFPLESQIGDNAVQGAGGTRYCDWWFTDEAVFLDTAGRYTAQDEPRGIEGEAWRGFLGMLRRSRPKRPLNGVIVTVSLLDVVRQTPTQQSLHTAAIKRRIQELNSHLGMELPVYVVFTKCDRVAGFEPFFADLDEEQREQPLGLTFPFRRGRKPGEDRLEEFRHRFRGLIERVDGGVLARLNTEHNPGRRRLIYEFPQQMLGLTEPLAGFLGEIFAANRFEQPALLRGVYFISGTQDSGAAQWVTGVLPPELFAPADTARSGGSPRGYFISRLLRGVVLPESGLAAADIRAERRFRWLRAGLAVSVVLAFAGSAVAWSLSYHGNRAELAEAQEAIEAAAEPLERSAEAGARDWAALARGLDAVRELPWGVEQAASDRPLRLRFGLFQGQRIGAQAEQTYRQAFERIFLPRLDVLLRDATDPGLEDEAQLYEALRFYLMLYHREHLLEDEFLEWAALLWREALPGERHAGTRESLARHAEVALNAELPPPPMDEELVADARERLAEASLDGRVYRRIKNDIIANDSREFTVGLVLGNTAPALFQRASDADLDDGVPWLFSYQGFYQEFSSRSRRVARQLADERWIYGDDGAEALSDEDLDGLVERVRQHYFDDYQRYWRDYLRDLRVKRFDSAADGRVVMRKLASGDEPVRALLDAVSEHTDLAKLPEGAEQAGELADTASEELAGNQRRRLERFVPDGVGGPDVELPGAEITHAFSGFNDYVTDEEGLPLDRLLEALDVLAEYFEEMEYADDPLEEAFVASQGRGDGGNAMADLRRALADAPPEVRAWLEDVLDDARAVTRGGAREHVQTAWRDDVLPFYRRNIAGRYPVAPESDREVRIDDFAEFFGAGGVLDSFREDYLEPFTNSGGTAWLRPIGLSNRTLSFFRRVEDIQRAYFDGGSEPSVSFLVRPHELDRAVNRALLQVEEEEISYQHGPVRTTRVEWTGDAEGGARVVFNLVSRGSPLTRRESGSWGLFRLLDQYASQQPMDNGDGALVTFNNRGLEGSFELLWESANHPFRRKLWTNFHVPDTL encoded by the coding sequence ATGTTCAGGAGAGTATTCAGGTTTCTGACCCGGGGCTGGGTGCTGGCGCTGATCGGAGTGATCGCGGTGGCGCTGTTGATCTGGTTCGCCGGCCCGCTGACCGCCGTGGCGGAATACCGCCCTTTGGCCTCGCCCACCGTACGGGTGGTCACCATTCTGGTGCTGCTGTTGCTGTGGGGGTTGAACAACCTGCGCGGCCGGGCCTCGGAGAAGGCGGACAACGACGCATTGAGCAAGGACCTGGCGGACAACGCCGAGACCGCCCAGCAGGACGAACAGCGTAACGCCGAAGCGGACGCCGAGCAGGAAATCCTCGCCGAACGCCTGAAGAGCGCCCTGGGCACCCTGCAGACGGCGCGCCTGTCCCGCGGCCGTCGGCTCTACGAATTACCCTGGTATGTGCTGATCGGTGCCCCGGGCTCCGGCAAAACCACCATGTTGCGCCAGTCCGGGCTGCATTTCCCGCTGGAGAGCCAGATCGGTGACAATGCCGTGCAGGGCGCCGGCGGCACCCGCTACTGCGACTGGTGGTTCACCGACGAGGCCGTGTTCCTGGACACCGCCGGCCGCTATACCGCCCAGGATGAACCGCGAGGCATCGAGGGTGAGGCGTGGCGGGGGTTTCTCGGCATGCTGCGGCGCAGCCGGCCGAAGCGGCCGCTGAACGGCGTCATCGTCACCGTCAGTCTGCTGGACGTGGTTCGCCAGACGCCCACCCAGCAGTCGCTGCACACCGCCGCCATCAAACGCCGCATCCAGGAGTTGAACAGCCATCTCGGCATGGAGCTGCCCGTTTACGTGGTGTTCACCAAGTGTGACCGCGTCGCCGGATTCGAGCCCTTTTTCGCGGACCTGGATGAAGAACAGCGCGAGCAGCCCCTGGGCCTGACGTTCCCGTTCCGCCGCGGTCGCAAACCCGGCGAGGACCGCCTGGAGGAGTTCCGCCATCGCTTCCGCGGCCTGATCGAGCGGGTGGACGGGGGTGTGCTGGCCCGGCTCAACACGGAGCACAATCCGGGCCGTCGGCGGCTGATTTATGAGTTCCCGCAGCAGATGCTCGGGCTCACCGAGCCGCTGGCCGGTTTTCTGGGCGAGATCTTTGCCGCCAACCGCTTCGAGCAGCCGGCCCTGTTGCGCGGGGTGTACTTCATCAGTGGCACCCAGGACAGCGGTGCCGCCCAGTGGGTCACCGGCGTTCTGCCGCCGGAGCTGTTTGCGCCGGCGGACACCGCGCGCAGCGGGGGTTCCCCGCGGGGCTATTTCATCAGCCGCCTGCTGCGCGGGGTGGTGCTCCCGGAGTCCGGTCTGGCCGCGGCGGATATCCGGGCCGAACGGCGTTTCCGCTGGCTGCGTGCCGGGCTGGCGGTCAGTGTGGTACTGGCGTTCGCCGGCAGCGCCGTCGCCTGGTCCTTGAGCTATCACGGCAACAGGGCCGAGCTGGCCGAGGCGCAGGAGGCCATCGAGGCGGCAGCGGAGCCGCTGGAGCGGTCAGCGGAGGCCGGCGCGCGGGACTGGGCTGCCCTTGCGCGCGGCCTGGACGCCGTCCGCGAGTTGCCCTGGGGCGTGGAGCAGGCTGCCAGTGACCGGCCCCTGCGGCTGCGCTTCGGGCTCTTCCAGGGGCAACGGATCGGCGCACAGGCAGAGCAGACCTATCGGCAGGCCTTCGAGCGCATCTTCCTGCCACGTCTGGATGTGCTGCTGCGCGATGCCACCGATCCGGGCCTGGAGGACGAGGCGCAGCTCTACGAAGCCCTGCGCTTCTACCTGATGCTCTACCACCGTGAACACCTGCTGGAGGATGAATTCCTGGAGTGGGCGGCGCTGTTGTGGCGCGAGGCGTTGCCGGGTGAGCGTCATGCCGGCACCCGCGAGTCCCTGGCGCGTCACGCCGAGGTTGCACTGAATGCGGAGTTGCCACCACCGCCCATGGACGAGGAGTTGGTCGCCGATGCCCGCGAGCGACTCGCCGAGGCGTCCCTGGATGGCCGGGTCTACCGGCGTATCAAGAACGACATCATTGCCAACGACAGCCGTGAGTTCACCGTGGGGCTGGTGCTGGGCAATACCGCGCCGGCTCTGTTCCAGCGCGCCAGCGACGCCGATCTGGATGACGGCGTGCCGTGGCTGTTCAGCTACCAGGGCTTTTACCAGGAGTTCAGCAGCCGCAGCCGGCGCGTGGCCAGGCAGCTCGCCGACGAGCGCTGGATCTACGGTGACGACGGCGCCGAGGCGCTCTCCGACGAGGATCTGGACGGGCTTGTGGAACGGGTTCGCCAGCATTACTTCGACGACTATCAGCGCTACTGGCGTGATTACCTGCGGGATCTGCGCGTGAAGCGTTTCGACTCCGCCGCCGATGGCCGCGTGGTCATGCGCAAGCTGGCTAGTGGCGATGAACCGGTGCGCGCGTTGCTGGACGCGGTGAGCGAGCACACCGACCTGGCAAAGCTGCCGGAGGGCGCCGAGCAGGCGGGCGAGCTCGCGGACACAGCCAGCGAGGAGCTGGCCGGAAATCAGCGCCGGCGGCTGGAGCGTTTCGTTCCGGACGGTGTCGGGGGGCCGGACGTGGAACTGCCCGGCGCGGAGATTACCCACGCCTTCAGCGGCTTCAACGACTACGTGACGGACGAGGAGGGGTTGCCCCTGGACCGCCTGCTGGAGGCGCTGGACGTGCTGGCGGAGTATTTCGAGGAGATGGAGTACGCGGACGATCCCCTGGAGGAGGCATTCGTCGCCAGCCAGGGCCGCGGTGACGGCGGCAATGCCATGGCCGATCTGCGCCGGGCGCTGGCGGATGCACCCCCGGAAGTGCGGGCCTGGCTGGAGGATGTTCTGGACGATGCGCGTGCCGTCACCCGCGGCGGCGCCCGTGAACATGTGCAGACCGCCTGGCGTGACGATGTGCTGCCCTTCTACCGGCGCAACATCGCCGGTCGCTATCCGGTGGCTCCGGAATCCGATCGGGAGGTACGCATTGATGACTTCGCCGAGTTCTTCGGGGCCGGCGGCGTGCTGGACAGCTTCCGGGAGGACTATCTCGAGCCGTTCACGAACAGCGGCGGTACTGCCTGGCTGCGCCCCATTGGCCTGTCCAACCGCACGCTGTCGTTCTTCCGGCGGGTCGAGGACATCCAGCGGGCGTATTTCGATGGTGGCAGCGAGCCGTCGGTGAGTTTCCTGGTCCGCCCCCACGAACTGGACCGCGCCGTGAACCGGGCCCTGTTGCAGGTGGAGGAGGAGGAGATCAGCTACCAGCACGGCCCGGTGCGGACCACGCGGGTGGAGTGGACCGGCGACGCCGAGGGCGGCGCCCGCGTGGTGTTCAATCTGGTCAGTCGGGGTTCGCCGCTGACCCGTCGGGAGTCCGGGAGCTGGGGGCTGTTCCGGCTCCTGGACCAGTATGCGAGTCAGCAGCCCATGGACAACGGTGACGGCGCGCTGGTGACCTTCAACAACCGCGGTCTGGAAGGCAGTTTCGAGCTTCTCTGGGAGAGTGCGAACCACCCCTTCCGGCGCAAGCTGTGGACCAATTTCCACGTTCCGGACACGTTATGA
- a CDS encoding OmpA family protein, protein MEGRIVVAGHTDSQAIRTTRFPSNWHLSLERANSVARQLDERASLSGRLLPEGRGATEPVAGNDTAEGRARNRRVTIEIRTQ, encoded by the coding sequence GTGGAAGGGCGCATCGTGGTGGCTGGCCACACCGACAGTCAGGCCATCCGCACCACCCGCTTCCCCTCCAACTGGCACCTGTCGCTGGAGCGGGCCAACAGCGTCGCCCGGCAGCTCGATGAGCGGGCCAGTCTGTCCGGCCGCCTGTTGCCGGAGGGGCGCGGGGCGACGGAGCCGGTGGCCGGCAATGACACTGCCGAAGGCCGCGCCCGCAACCGGCGCGTGACCATCGAGATAAGGACACAATGA
- the icmH gene encoding type IVB secretion system protein IcmH/DotU, whose product MDDDRTIIRPRPGGSRGSGGGAGIRPRPAPSSAAGNDATVLRGRARREPVRLRDVATLRDGALAGLATPLLSLTVQLGQLQDPVGEAGLHQQVMDAVRRFQERAREAGFSASRVERASYLLCSFIDETVLNSPWGEQSNWSQKTALRAFHNETDGGEQVFRMIDRELESARRDHDFLELAYLCLSLGLKGRYRVDADGAVRLEEIRQSLYGVLHHTRDRRRDALSPEVEPAAGVVHRLHSFLPVWVLASVLGLAAFALYSLLLFDLNRHADTVGASLAGLVPPTEVQEASAEPDGALAGRLRELMAPEIDQGLVAVQETGSRTMVVLESEDLFDSASATVNPSP is encoded by the coding sequence ATGGACGACGACAGAACCATCATTCGCCCGCGGCCGGGTGGCTCCAGGGGCAGCGGCGGTGGTGCCGGTATACGGCCCCGCCCGGCGCCCTCGTCTGCGGCGGGGAACGACGCCACCGTGCTACGCGGCCGGGCGCGCCGCGAGCCCGTGCGCCTGCGTGATGTTGCCACCCTTCGCGACGGTGCGTTGGCCGGGCTGGCCACGCCGCTGCTGTCGCTGACGGTACAACTCGGGCAGTTGCAGGATCCCGTGGGTGAAGCGGGGCTGCATCAGCAGGTGATGGACGCCGTGCGGCGGTTCCAGGAGCGTGCGCGGGAGGCCGGCTTCTCTGCGTCCCGGGTGGAGCGGGCGAGCTACCTGCTGTGCTCGTTCATCGACGAGACCGTGCTCAACAGTCCCTGGGGTGAACAGAGCAACTGGAGCCAGAAGACAGCGCTGCGCGCCTTCCACAACGAGACTGACGGCGGTGAGCAGGTGTTCCGCATGATCGACCGCGAGCTGGAAAGCGCGCGACGTGATCACGATTTCCTGGAACTGGCCTATCTGTGCCTGTCGCTGGGGCTCAAGGGGCGCTATCGCGTGGATGCCGACGGCGCCGTGCGGCTTGAGGAGATTCGCCAGTCCCTCTACGGCGTGCTCCATCACACCCGTGACCGCAGGCGGGATGCTCTGTCGCCGGAGGTGGAGCCGGCGGCGGGGGTGGTGCATCGGCTGCACAGTTTTCTGCCGGTCTGGGTGCTGGCAAGCGTTCTTGGCCTGGCGGCCTTCGCGCTCTACTCGCTGCTTCTGTTCGATCTCAATCGTCATGCCGACACCGTCGGCGCCAGCCTTGCCGGGCTGGTGCCGCCGACGGAGGTGCAGGAGGCGTCAGCAGAGCCGGACGGTGCGCTGGCCGGGCGCCTGCGGGAACTCATGGCACCGGAGATCGATCAGGGCCTGGTCGCCGTGCAGGAGACAGGCTCGCGCACAATGGTGGTGCTGGAGAGCGAGGACCTTTTCGACTCTGCCAGCGCAACGGTGAATCCCTCCCCATGA
- the tssK gene encoding type VI secretion system baseplate subunit TssK — translation MSEHKTLWLESQYLFPQHFQQQERHFEERLESRAAAIRPHVRGFHELTLDEGALAEGRLSLSAARGIMPDGTPFTIPDGARAPSPLQVGEASRGERIYLALPNYQHGVRFVDTTDAGGPDRVARYRLRMTDVFDYAADGGQAEPVETGALNFSLLYEHEELGGYSVLPVARVREVTPEGALILDPEFVPPVLDINASRMLRDGVDGVLGSLHQRGEALALRFNESGKAGGTSAIADFLLLQLTNRYELRLRHLCELALVHPERLYTEFAGLAGELATFTTEERRPARLPRYNHDDLYGCFSVLHDVLGRALSTVLEQTALSLPVEERQYGIRVARLPDRELLKSARFVVAARAEMPTDTLRRQLEVAMKVGTVETIRDLVNNHLPGIGITALPMAPREIPYHAGSVYFELDSHSDHWQQLENSAGFALHVADEMPGLKLDMWAIRD, via the coding sequence ATGTCCGAGCACAAGACGCTCTGGCTCGAGAGTCAGTATCTGTTTCCGCAGCACTTCCAGCAGCAGGAGCGTCATTTCGAAGAGCGCCTGGAGTCGCGCGCGGCCGCGATCCGGCCGCATGTACGGGGGTTCCATGAACTCACCCTGGACGAGGGCGCGCTGGCCGAAGGCCGGCTCTCCCTGTCGGCGGCTCGCGGCATCATGCCGGACGGTACGCCGTTCACTATTCCCGACGGAGCGCGGGCGCCGTCGCCGCTGCAGGTGGGCGAGGCGAGCCGCGGCGAGCGCATCTACCTGGCACTGCCCAACTACCAGCACGGCGTACGCTTCGTAGATACCACCGACGCGGGTGGCCCCGACCGCGTTGCCCGCTACCGCCTGCGCATGACGGACGTCTTCGACTATGCCGCGGACGGTGGCCAGGCGGAACCGGTGGAGACCGGCGCGCTGAACTTCTCGTTGCTCTACGAGCACGAGGAACTGGGCGGTTACTCGGTGCTGCCGGTGGCCCGCGTCCGTGAGGTGACGCCGGAGGGGGCGCTCATACTGGACCCGGAGTTCGTGCCGCCGGTGCTGGACATCAACGCCAGCCGCATGCTCCGTGATGGCGTCGATGGTGTGCTTGGTAGCCTGCACCAGCGCGGGGAAGCCCTGGCCCTGCGCTTCAACGAATCCGGCAAGGCTGGCGGGACCTCGGCCATTGCCGACTTCCTGTTGCTGCAGCTCACCAACCGCTATGAACTGCGCCTGCGCCACCTGTGCGAACTGGCCCTGGTGCACCCGGAGCGGCTGTACACGGAATTCGCGGGTCTGGCCGGTGAACTGGCCACATTTACGACGGAAGAGCGTCGGCCTGCCCGGCTGCCGCGTTACAACCACGATGACCTCTACGGCTGTTTCAGCGTCCTTCACGATGTCCTCGGCCGCGCGCTGAGCACGGTGCTGGAGCAGACGGCGCTGTCGCTGCCGGTGGAAGAGCGGCAGTACGGCATCCGCGTGGCACGGCTGCCGGACCGGGAGCTGTTGAAATCGGCGCGGTTCGTGGTGGCGGCCCGGGCGGAAATGCCCACCGACACCCTGCGCAGGCAGCTCGAGGTGGCCATGAAGGTGGGCACCGTGGAGACCATCCGGGATCTGGTGAACAATCACCTGCCCGGCATCGGCATCACTGCGTTGCCCATGGCACCCCGGGAGATCCCCTACCACGCTGGCAGCGTCTACTTCGAGCTGGACAGTCATTCGGACCATTGGCAACAGCTCGAGAACTCCGCCGGCTTTGCCCTGCATGTGGCCGACGAAATGCCGGGCCTGAAGCTGGATATGTGGGCCATTCGCGACTGA
- the tssJ gene encoding type VI secretion system lipoprotein TssJ, which translates to MNARRPPGLILAAAVGGGLAVMVSGCAWFGDAFPRYTDVTITASEQANPDDSGRPSPVALKVYELKRRDTFDNLDFDAAFDNADVVLSDELLASAEFMLQPGESVTHRIDLDDDGAYVGVVAAYRQIDDARWRLVNPVEGNWSEQNVRVGRTGLALERRADEDDA; encoded by the coding sequence ATGAATGCACGGCGACCGCCGGGGCTGATCCTTGCCGCCGCTGTCGGCGGGGGGCTGGCTGTCATGGTGTCGGGTTGCGCGTGGTTTGGCGATGCGTTCCCGCGCTACACCGATGTCACCATCACCGCCTCGGAACAGGCCAATCCGGACGACAGCGGGCGGCCTTCGCCGGTGGCGCTGAAGGTGTATGAACTCAAGCGCCGGGACACCTTCGATAACCTGGATTTCGACGCTGCCTTCGATAACGCCGACGTGGTGCTCAGCGATGAACTCCTCGCCAGTGCCGAGTTCATGCTCCAGCCCGGTGAGTCGGTCACTCATCGGATCGATCTCGACGATGACGGTGCCTACGTCGGTGTGGTTGCCGCCTATCGGCAGATCGACGACGCCCGCTGGCGGCTGGTCAATCCCGTGGAGGGGAACTGGTCGGAGCAGAACGTTCGCGTCGGGCGCACCGGGCTTGCCCTGGAACGCCGCGCGGATGAGGACGACGCATAA
- a CDS encoding type VI secretion system-associated FHA domain protein, whose product MHLRLSLVASDAIQPGQVMTVVLDEAGGIIGRGEECDWQLHCPNRLISRRHAVVLFENDSFQLYDASSNGVYLNDATEPLGAGGKAAIGPGDRVRMGDFVIQLENGDDEAKSGGSVPFPTDAGVSTGATPTPEPAAKATPGEPDQAEIAESASTAGLAESLDLPSVKQRKTDLGTTRDAFTPPAANIPEDWDLELSGYDTAATGSPAVSVNRQFDALEPRAVRELWNGLGITNPDDQPRHLSPEQAYAVGAALRVSLRTMLTLRREHDRLERRYLPSARVTEKELFLPGDQKGVDAAVSLLLDDDHGGSRARFLRAIQRDSARFPGVSTRLIEALLPQVIQAIDQLGPERIARRARRRPAPGRVQRLLARTSLRLFPAAVQWRLYRRWFQRYRTRNGRLAARLTRGAVRRALSGRQNRREA is encoded by the coding sequence ATGCACCTCAGGCTCAGTCTGGTCGCAAGTGACGCCATTCAGCCCGGTCAGGTCATGACCGTGGTGCTGGATGAGGCCGGCGGTATCATCGGTCGCGGCGAGGAGTGCGACTGGCAGCTTCACTGCCCCAATCGCCTGATATCCAGGCGACACGCGGTCGTTCTGTTCGAGAACGACAGCTTCCAGCTCTACGACGCCAGCTCCAATGGCGTGTACCTCAACGATGCCACTGAGCCACTGGGTGCGGGCGGTAAGGCAGCCATCGGCCCCGGTGACCGGGTGCGAATGGGTGATTTCGTCATCCAGCTCGAGAACGGCGACGATGAAGCCAAGTCCGGCGGATCGGTGCCGTTTCCGACCGACGCCGGCGTGTCCACCGGCGCCACTCCCACACCAGAGCCTGCAGCGAAGGCGACCCCGGGAGAACCGGACCAGGCCGAGATTGCCGAGTCTGCATCGACGGCCGGGCTGGCGGAGTCGCTGGATCTGCCTTCGGTGAAACAGCGCAAGACGGATCTCGGCACCACTCGTGACGCCTTCACGCCCCCGGCGGCAAACATTCCCGAAGACTGGGATCTCGAACTCAGTGGGTACGACACTGCCGCGACCGGCTCGCCGGCGGTGTCGGTAAACCGCCAGTTCGATGCCCTGGAACCCCGGGCAGTCCGGGAGCTGTGGAACGGGCTCGGCATTACCAATCCTGACGATCAGCCGCGCCACCTCTCACCGGAACAGGCCTACGCCGTCGGCGCCGCCCTGCGCGTCAGCCTGCGCACCATGCTCACCCTGCGCCGTGAGCATGACCGCCTGGAGCGCCGCTATCTGCCCAGTGCCCGGGTGACGGAGAAGGAGCTGTTCCTCCCCGGGGACCAGAAGGGCGTGGATGCCGCCGTCTCGCTGCTGCTCGACGATGACCATGGCGGTTCCCGTGCCCGGTTCCTGCGGGCAATTCAGCGGGATTCGGCGCGTTTCCCCGGGGTGTCCACCCGGCTGATTGAGGCGCTGCTTCCCCAGGTTATTCAGGCCATCGACCAGCTCGGCCCCGAGCGAATCGCCCGCCGTGCCAGGCGACGGCCCGCACCGGGGCGGGTGCAGCGACTGCTGGCCCGCACCAGTCTGCGTCTTTTCCCGGCCGCCGTGCAGTGGCGGCTTTACCGCCGCTGGTTCCAGCGGTACCGCACCCGCAACGGCCGCCTGGCCGCGCGACTGACCCGCGGCGCGGTGCGGCGCGCGCTGTCCGGACGTCAGAACAGGAGAGAGGCATGA